In Deltaproteobacteria bacterium, the genomic stretch GGACGCGGCCGCCTCGGCGTGTCGGTGACCAGCATGACCCCCGAGCTGCGGGCCTTCTTCGGCGCCCCGGAGGACAGCGGCATCCTCGTGCAGCGCATCGAGACCGACGCACCCGCGGCCAAGGCCGGCGTACGCGTCGGCGACGTCATCGTGCAGGTCGATGCGCAGCCGATCACCGATGCCGCCGAGGTCGCGCAAGCGCTGGCCGATCACGCCGCGGGTGACATCGTCGAGGTGGTCGTGCTGCGCAGCAAGAAGCGCGTGCAGCTGCGCGCCGAGCTCACCGACGAGGCACTCGAGGGGCCGGGCTGGAACGTCGTCGCGCCGCCCGGCGCCGGCTGGGCGCTGCAGGATCCCGCGGCCGTGCAGCAGCAGCTCGAGCGCCTCGACGAGGCCATGCGGCGGCTGGAGTCGCGGCTCGATCGCGTCGATCCCAAGGGCCGCACGCGCAGCAAGCCGGTCGCCCCCTCGGCACCCGCACGCCCTCGGGCACCGCGCGCCAAGACGCCGCCGCGAGCGCCGTGATCACTCCGCGGTGCCGAACAGCTTGTCCCAGAACGGCGTGATCGAGGCGTAGTTGCCCCCGCGCATGCTGGTGTGGTGCAGGTCGTGCTTGCGCGCGAGGTAGCCGATGACGCGCATGCCGAACACCGGCACGTCGAGGCCGCAGTGCACGACCACGTTCACCAGCGAGTGCACGGTGATGACGATGCCGAAGGTCACCAGCGAGACCGGCCCGAACAACGCGATGCACGAGAACAGCAGCGAGAGCCCCATCAGGTTCTCGATCGGATGCAGGTACAGCGAGTCCGGCGCAGTCGGGTGCCGCACCAGGTGATGCACCGTGTGGACCTTCTTGAGCCACGCCCACTGGTGGAACGCGTAGCGGTGCATGAAGTAGTAGAGGAAGTCGTAGACCAGCAGGATCGCGACCGCCTGCCACAGCACGCGCCACCACGGGTCGCTGCCCCCGTGCATGAACACGCGCTCGAGCAGCAGCGACAGCCCCACGACGAAGATCGCCGACAGCGTCGCGTTGCCGACCACGCGGGCCCACAGCCCGAAGCCCCGCACGCGACGGGTCGGGTCTTCCTTGATGCGGCACGGCGCCAACATGCGCGAGCGGTACGCGGCGTACAGCGCGGTGATGACCACCGCCGACGCAGCGAACATGAACAGCAGAATTCCGGGCAGGCTCACGGGCGACGGCGACGGTAGCACCGCGACGGCGCGCGGGGCCAGTGCGCCCCGTTGCGCGCCCGGCAGCGTTTGCGCGACGGCGGCCGCGGGCGCGCGGGCGCGCGTCAGCGGCGGCGGTTGGCCTTGCGTGCCGCCTTCTGTCGCTGCTTCGCGCGCTTGTCGGCCTTGGCGCCGCCGTGGGCCTTGGTCGCGTGGCGCGTGCGCAGGCCGAGCTCCACCAGCACGTCGTTGTAGGTACCAATCACCTCGGTCTCCACGACGTTGGCCGCGTAGGCGCGGGCGATCACGTCGACGTGCTCCCTGGCCCCGAGCTCGACCAGCACCTCGATGATCGCAGCATTGGTGACGGGCGCGCTGCGGTCGGCCTGCTCGAGGCGTGCGAGCAAGCGCGGTAGCACGCGCGCGCGCAGCTCGTCGTGGGCCCGCGTGATCTCGACCAAGGCCGCGCACGCGATGCCGCGGATCTGGTCCTCGCGCGCGGTGTCGTCGACGTAGTCCAGCAGCGGCGCGATCGCGTCGGCGCCGAGCACCAGCACGAGGTCGGGCAGGTCTTCGGCGAGCCAGTCGTCCTCGAGGTCGAGCAGCGGCTCGAGCAGATCGAGCGCGGCCGGGATCAGCTCCTGCGCGCCGAGCTGTGCCAGCGTCCGCCACGCGTGCACCGGGGCGAACACGCCGACATCGTCGCGGTCGCGGCCCTCGAAGTGATCCGGATCGGCCCACGCGGCCATGAGCTCGAGCAGCGCCGGCACATCGGCTGCGCCCACGCCGGTGGCCTGCACGTAGCGCGGCCACGCAGCGGGTTCTTGATCGGGCGGCTCGCCAAAGGCCGCCAGTGTGCGCGTCAACGTGTCGTAGTCCATGGCCATGACGTTCGTTCTCTTGGTGGTCGCGCCTCAGGGCGGCACGAACTTGTAGCCCGCGCCGCGCACCGAAACGAACAGCACTGGGTTGCGCGGGTCGGGCTCGAAGTGCCGACGCAATCGCATGATGAAGTTGTCGACCATCCGCTGGCTGGGATAGTCGTTGAGCTTCCAGACCTTCTGCTGCAGCTCCTCGCGGCCGAGCACCCGCCCCGGATGCTCCGCGAAGTAGCGCAGCAGCTCGAGCTCGAGCGCGGTCAGGTGCACCGGCTGACCGGCGACCGTGACCACGTGGGTGTCGAAGTCGATCACGGCGCCGCCCAGGCGCAGCACGTTGCTCGGGCGCGCCGCGTCGGTGGGCTTGCCGTCCCACGCGCGCCGACGCAGCAGCGATCGCAGGCGCGCGCGCAGCTCCTCGAGGTCGAAGGGCTTGGTGAGGTAGTCGTCCGCGCCGACGTTGAGGCCCTCGACGCGATCCTCGGTGCTGCCGCGCGCGGTGAGCATCAGCACCGGGGTCGTGTTGCCGCTGTGACGAAGCTTCTGGCACAGCGAGAAGCCGTCGACGTCGGGCAACATCACGTCGAGCACGATGGCGTCGTAGTTGGCGTCCTGCAGCAGCAGGCGCGCGGCCTCGCGACCGGTGCCCGCGACCTCGACCTCGTAGCCGTCGAGCTCGAAGTTCAGCTTCAGGCCCGCCGCGAGGTGTTGTTCGTCCTCCACCAGCAGGATGCGTGTGGGCGGCTTGTCGGGGGCGCTCATGGTCGAGACGGGGACTCGCCCGGGGCCGCGCCCGCGGATGGCGTGGGTCGGGACGCCGGCGTGGGCTCGCGTTGGGGTAGCACGATCGTCATCCGCGTCCCAGTGCCGGGCCCGTCGGAATCGGCAGTCAGCCGCCCGCCGATGCCGCGCACCAGCGCACGCACCACGAACAACCCGAGCCCGGTGCCCCGACGGGCGCGCACGGCCTCCTCGTCGACGCGATAGAAGCGATCGAACACCCGCCGCAGCGCCCGACGCGGGATCCCGATGCCGTGATCGCGGACCTCGATGCGCACGTAGCCGTTGCCGTCGGTCGCGGTGAGCTCGACCTTGGCGGGGGGATCCGAGTACTTCACGGCGTTGTCGAGCAGGTTCTTGATCGCGATCTCGAACGCGGTCGGGTCGGTGTAGACGACGAGACCGTCGGGGATCGTGAGATGCACGGCGTCGACCTCGACGCCGTGACGCCGGCGCACCTGCGCTGCGCAGCGGTCGACCAGCGCGCGGACGTCGACCGCTGCGACCGCGTGCCCGCGACCACCATGCTCGATGCGCGAGGCCTCGAGGATGTCGTCGATGAAGCCCGCGAGTCGATCGACGTCGTTGCGCATCATCTCGTGCAGGCGGTCGCGCTGCGACTCGACCAGCTCTGGCCGCCGCAAGGTCTCGAGGCACAGCCGCAGCGAGGCCAGCGGACTGCGCAGCTCGTGGGTCACGGAATCGACGAACGTGGTCTGGCGACGGAACTCGAGGATCGATCGCGCGAGCACCACCGAGAACAGCACCAGCACCGCGATGATCGCGGTGAACGAGACCGTGCCCGCGACCAGCAGCCAGATGTTGCTCGACGCCCACTGCTGCGTGAGCCCCTGCGAGCGCACGATGACGTAGATCCACCCGACCAGCAGCGCGGTCGTCAGCACCACGGCGAACGAGCCGTAGATGATCGGACCGGAGATCGAGCGGGTGGCCCGTCGGCTCATCGCGGGGGGCATCATCGCACCGCCCCCGCCGCCGCGACCGCTCCGGCCGAGCAATGTCGACCGGCCAGGGCCCGCGAGATCCCCCGTGCCCACGCGCTCCATCCCCGCCCCATCCACAGGCCGTCCACCGACTGTGGATGGTGTGTCCGATCGGCCAAACGCCCCCAAACCGCTCGTTGGAGCCCACGTAGGAGGATGTGGGTTTCGCGCGCGCGGGCGCGTTGGGCCCCGCGCCTTCGCGGCGGGGACCGCCGGCCAAGGCTGCTACGATGGCGCGCTTCCAAGGAGCGTCCATGACCTTCGTCGTCACCTCGAACTGCAACGGCTGCCGCTTCACGGACTGCGTGGCCGTGTGTCCCGTGGAGTGCTTCCACGGCGACGACAAGATGCTCTACATCGATCCCGACGAGTGCATCGACTGCGGTGCGTGCGTGCCCGAGTGTCCGGTCGAGGCGATCTACGACGAGACCGAGCTGCCCGACGATCAGCAGGTGTGGAAGCAGACCAACGCGGACAAGGCCAAGGGCCTGCCGGTGGTCAACGAGAAGGGCACGCCGAGCCCTGGCGCCGAGGATCGCAAGAAGGAACTCGGCTTCTGATCCGCGCCGCGCGGCGCGTCACGCCGCGCGCTTGCGCTTGGGCTTCGCAGCGCCCGTATCGCGCGCGCGATAGGCCGCCAACACCTCGGCCTCGCGCTGCGGCAGCCACCCCGCATGCAGCGTCTTGCGACGCGGCTCCGGCAGCGTCTCGAACCACGCCAGGGTGTCGGCGATGGTCTCGCGGGCGGGGCGTGTGGTCAGCCCGGTCGCGATCGCCTTGGCGTTGCTGACCTGCGCGAAGCCGAGGAAATCGCCGACCGGCGGCACGCAGATGGGTAGGTCCGCGCCGATCTCGACCTTCTGCTGCTCGAGGAAGCCGTGGTCGACCCACGTCAGCTTCGCGTCGCTGCCGCTGACCTCGATGCACTGCTGCAGGAAGTCGCCGGCGGTGGTGGGCTCCCGCGGGCCCACGAGGTTGTACACGCCCACGTGGCGCTGCTCGATCGCGCCGATGATCCAAGTCGCGAGGTCGCGGGCATCGATGAACTGCACCGGATCCGCCGGTGTGCCCGGCGCGATGACGTCGCCGCCGCGGGCGATGCGAACCGGCCAGTAGGTGAAGCGATCGGTCGGGTCGAGCGGCCCGACGATGTAGCCAGGCCGCACATTGGTGACGCGACCGGGCATGATGGATTCCGCCGCCTGCTCGCACAGGGCCTTGAGCGCGCCGTAGAACTCCATCACGCGCTCGTTCTCTGGGTCCGGCATGGTCGCGACCGGGGCGCCCTCGTCGATGCCCGCGACGTCGAACTTCGCGTACGCCGAGATCGAGCTGACGAAGACGTACTGCTTCACGTGATCGGCCAGCAGACTGGCCGACGCCTTCACGATGCGCGGGACGTAGCCCGAGGTGTCGACGACCGCATCCCACTCGCGGCCGATCAGCGCGTCGAGCTTGCCGTCGCGATCGCCGATCAATGTCTCGAGATCGGGGAAGCGCTCGGGGTGGCTCTTGCCGCGGTTGAACAGGGTGATGTGCCAGCCCTTGGCCCGCGCGGCGTCGACGATGTGCGGACCGAGGAAGCCGGTACCACCGAGCACGAGCAAGCGCGGGGCCTTGGGTTCGCTGGCGCGCAAGGTCTCGGGCAACGGTTCCGGCTGACGCGTGGTGGTCGGCTCGCGCACCGCCGGCTGCCGTCCTGCGCAGCCCCAGAGTCCGGAAGCGAACGGTAGTGTCGCGCATCCGAACAGGAAGCGACGACGATCGCAGGACTCGACGCGGCGGCGTGGGGCAACCATGGCTGCGTTCGACCCCACGACGGCGGCGATGGTTTCGTGCGCCGAAACCCTGCACGCGGTGCATCCTCGCCGCTCGCGGCGGTGTCCAACGACGCGTCGTCGCGCGCACCATGTCTGCACTGTCCGGCACCTCGCAGCTCCCCGCGATCGATCGCCCACCGGCGCGCTGGGCCTTCGCGCAGTTCGTGTGCATCATGGCCGCGAACTTCGTGCTCCGAGCGGTGCGCGAAGAAATGGGCGTGGCCGGTGGGGTCGACAACCTGCCGTGGCTGTTCACCGCCACCTTCACCGGCACGTTGTTGCTGGTACCGCTGCACGGCTGGGCGGCGTCGCGGTGGGGTCGTCGCACGCTCGCACGTGTGGTGTTCTTCGGGCTCGCGGCCTCGCTCGTGGTGCTGATGCTCGCGCACCGCGGGGCCTTGCTCGGCACCGACGTGGTGCTCGCACGGGCTGTGTTCGTGTGGGCCAGCGTGATCAACATGTTCGCGGTCGCGAGCTTCTGGGCCGCGGTCGTCGACATCTGGCGCGGCGCATCGGCGCCGCGGGTGTACGCCTTCGTCGCGGCCGGCGGCACGATCGGCGCGCTGCTCGGTCCGTCGTGCGCGTTGGTGTTGGCGCCGCAGCTCGGCGCGACCGGTCTGCTCGGCGTCGCGGCGACGTTCTGGGCCCTCGCCGGCGCGTGTGCCGGTGGCCTCGAGCGCAGCCTCCGCGATCGGCCCGACGTCCCGAATGCGGCCGTCGCGATCGGCGGCTCGATGTTCTCGGGCCTGCGCGCGATCGTGCGCGAGCCGGCGCTGCGGGGCCTGGCGATCTACGTGCTCGCCTTCACCGCGACGTCGACCGCGATCTACCTGCTCCAAGGACGCATCGTGGTGTCCGCCATCCAGGACAGTGCGCAGCGGACTGCGCTATTTGCCAAGCTGGACCTGGCAGTCAATGTGCTCGCGCTCACCCTGCAGCTCGGCGTGTCGGGTCGCCTGCTCGCAACGGCGCGGCTTTCCGCCACGCTCGGGCTTCTGCCCCTCGTCACGTTGGTGGTCCTGATCGCACTCGCAGTGACACCGATCCTCCCCGTGCTCGTCGTTGCGCAGTGTCTCCGGCGGGCCTGCGAGCACGCCGTCGCGAAGCCTGCGCGCGAGCTGCTCTACGGCGGCCAGTCGCGGTCGGGCAAATACCAGGGCCAGAACGCCGTAGACACGGTGATCTACCGTGGGGGAGATGCCGCCAGTGCGTGGCTCGTGCAGGCCGCGGTGGTGCTGGTGGGTACCAGCGGCGTCGCCGTGATCGCGGCGCTCGGCGCCGGCGCGTGGCTCCGCTTCGCACGTCACCTGGCCGACACGCGGTCGAGGCCCGCCGATGCCGCGGCGGCGCCCCCAGAAAGTGCCCCGCGGGGTTGATGCGCGGGCGACCAGCGTCTAGCCTGATCCAGCATGTCGGACAGGCTGTTCGCGATGGAATCGCGCCAACGAGATGATGCGGAGCTCGACGCGGATTCGGCGGAGCCGGACGAGACGCCCACCTCGCAGTGGGAGGAATTCCGCATCGACTTCGCGATCCATGGTCGCTCGGTGAAGAACCCCGCGGTGTGGGCGATGGGCGTGTACCGCCTCGGCCGCTGGTCGCTCGCGCAGCCGCGGGGCCCCGCCCGCTGGGTGTCGTCCAAGCTCTACGGCGCACTGTTTGCCGCGTCGCGCTTCTTGACAGGTGTGCACATGGACCGGACCTGCACGCTCGGCAGGGGCGTCCACCTGATCCACTGCGAGGCGCCGATCTCGATCCACCCCCGCGCGGTGATCGGCGACCGCGTCGGCATCATGCACAACGTGACCATCGGCGAGACCCCCGACGGCGGCGTCCCGACCATCGGCAACGACGTGTTCATCGGCGTGGGCGCGGTGATCCTCGGCAAGGTCACCGTCGGTGACGGCGCCCAGATCGCAGCCAATAGCCTGGTGATCTCCGATGTGCCCCCCAATCACATCGCGGTCGGCGTGCCCGCGCGCGTGTACCCGTCGATCGACACCAAGCGAAAGCCCAAGCCCGCCGTCAACTGATGTCGTCGAGCGGCGACGTCCTCGACGTCGCGCCCACGCCCCCAGCGTCATCGCAGCATGGATCCGTTCCCTCGAGCCCCAGCCCGCAGCCGCACCGACGCGCTCGACGAGCTCTACGCCACCGACCTGGTGTACCGCGCAGGCTGCCACACGCTGTGCGGCGACGCGCACTGCTGCAGCTTCTCGCGGCACAAGTCGCGCTTCGCGATCCTGGGGCGCAAGCACTTCCAGGAGCTGCCGCTGCTGGCGGGCGAGTTCGAGTACCTCGAGGCCCGCGGCCTGCTGGCCCAGTTCGGCGAGTTCGAGCGCAAGCACTTCGAGCTCGCGTTGCCCGACGGCCGCACCATCCACGCCGACTCCATCGTCAGCACCCGGACCGGCTGCGCCTGCGATCACGACACGCGACCGGTGATCTGTCGCCTGTATCCGCTGCTGCCGGTGTTCGAGCTCGATGGTCGCCTGGCCGGCGTCGAGCGACTGACGATCTACGACGAGCTCGAGCGCATTGCGGGGCAGCCCCCCAGCTGCGCCATCGATGCCATCCCGCTCGACCAGCTCGATCTCTTCGCCCGCTTCTGCCGTACGCTGGCGAGCCGGCCGGAGTGGTTGTTCCAGCTGGCCGCGTATCGACTGATCAAGGACCACGCCGCCGCTGGCATCGCGGCCGCGGTCGCGAGGGACGGCAAGGACGCGTTCGCAGCGTTCGAGTGGGGCTTCCTGCGGCGGCGTCTCGTCGACACGAACGTGGTCGGGCCGCAGCTCGCCACGCTCGCAGCGCAGCACCACGAGCAATTCGGCGAAGGGTTCGTGCTGCCATGAATGCTTGCCAAGGCGGGAACCTCGCCCTCACCGCCTGGGAGCTGTTCGCGGAGAACCTGCGGCTCGAGCCCTCGCGCGTCGCCATCGTCGACGGCAACCACGCGCACGACTATGCCGCCGTGGCACTGCGCGTGGCGAGCTACGTGGGCTGGCTGCGCGATCTCGGGGTCGCCCGCGGCGACCGCGTCGGCATCTGCCTTCGCAAGAGCACCGACGAAGTTGCGGCCCAGCTGGCGGCGTGGTGCGTCGGCGCGGTCGCGGTGAACGTCAGCGCGCAGTGGACGGTCGCCCAGCTCGAGTACGTGATGCAGGACTGCTCCGTGCGCGCGCTGTTGTGCGACGGCAAACGTGCGACCGAGCTGGCCCAGCGACCGTGGCCGC encodes the following:
- a CDS encoding HAMP domain-containing histidine kinase, whose product is MSRRATRSISGPIIYGSFAVVLTTALLVGWIYVIVRSQGLTQQWASSNIWLLVAGTVSFTAIIAVLVLFSVVLARSILEFRRQTTFVDSVTHELRSPLASLRLCLETLRRPELVESQRDRLHEMMRNDVDRLAGFIDDILEASRIEHGGRGHAVAAVDVRALVDRCAAQVRRRHGVEVDAVHLTIPDGLVVYTDPTAFEIAIKNLLDNAVKYSDPPAKVELTATDGNGYVRIEVRDHGIGIPRRALRRVFDRFYRVDEEAVRARRGTGLGLFVVRALVRGIGGRLTADSDGPGTGTRMTIVLPQREPTPASRPTPSAGAAPGESPSRP
- a CDS encoding serine acetyltransferase, with translation MSDRLFAMESRQRDDAELDADSAEPDETPTSQWEEFRIDFAIHGRSVKNPAVWAMGVYRLGRWSLAQPRGPARWVSSKLYGALFAASRFLTGVHMDRTCTLGRGVHLIHCEAPISIHPRAVIGDRVGIMHNVTIGETPDGGVPTIGNDVFIGVGAVILGKVTVGDGAQIAANSLVISDVPPNHIAVGVPARVYPSIDTKRKPKPAVN
- a CDS encoding MFS transporter, with translation MSALSGTSQLPAIDRPPARWAFAQFVCIMAANFVLRAVREEMGVAGGVDNLPWLFTATFTGTLLLVPLHGWAASRWGRRTLARVVFFGLAASLVVLMLAHRGALLGTDVVLARAVFVWASVINMFAVASFWAAVVDIWRGASAPRVYAFVAAGGTIGALLGPSCALVLAPQLGATGLLGVAATFWALAGACAGGLERSLRDRPDVPNAAVAIGGSMFSGLRAIVREPALRGLAIYVLAFTATSTAIYLLQGRIVVSAIQDSAQRTALFAKLDLAVNVLALTLQLGVSGRLLATARLSATLGLLPLVTLVVLIALAVTPILPVLVVAQCLRRACEHAVAKPARELLYGGQSRSGKYQGQNAVDTVIYRGGDAASAWLVQAAVVLVGTSGVAVIAALGAGAWLRFARHLADTRSRPADAAAAPPESAPRG
- a CDS encoding DUF1186 domain-containing protein, giving the protein MDYDTLTRTLAAFGEPPDQEPAAWPRYVQATGVGAADVPALLELMAAWADPDHFEGRDRDDVGVFAPVHAWRTLAQLGAQELIPAALDLLEPLLDLEDDWLAEDLPDLVLVLGADAIAPLLDYVDDTAREDQIRGIACAALVEITRAHDELRARVLPRLLARLEQADRSAPVTNAAIIEVLVELGAREHVDVIARAYAANVVETEVIGTYNDVLVELGLRTRHATKAHGGAKADKRAKQRQKAARKANRRR
- a CDS encoding NAD-dependent epimerase/dehydratase family protein, translating into MVAPRRRVESCDRRRFLFGCATLPFASGLWGCAGRQPAVREPTTTRQPEPLPETLRASEPKAPRLLVLGGTGFLGPHIVDAARAKGWHITLFNRGKSHPERFPDLETLIGDRDGKLDALIGREWDAVVDTSGYVPRIVKASASLLADHVKQYVFVSSISAYAKFDVAGIDEGAPVATMPDPENERVMEFYGALKALCEQAAESIMPGRVTNVRPGYIVGPLDPTDRFTYWPVRIARGGDVIAPGTPADPVQFIDARDLATWIIGAIEQRHVGVYNLVGPREPTTAGDFLQQCIEVSGSDAKLTWVDHGFLEQQKVEIGADLPICVPPVGDFLGFAQVSNAKAIATGLTTRPARETIADTLAWFETLPEPRRKTLHAGWLPQREAEVLAAYRARDTGAAKPKRKRAA
- a CDS encoding sterol desaturase family protein; this translates as MSLPGILLFMFAASAVVITALYAAYRSRMLAPCRIKEDPTRRVRGFGLWARVVGNATLSAIFVVGLSLLLERVFMHGGSDPWWRVLWQAVAILLVYDFLYYFMHRYAFHQWAWLKKVHTVHHLVRHPTAPDSLYLHPIENLMGLSLLFSCIALFGPVSLVTFGIVITVHSLVNVVVHCGLDVPVFGMRVIGYLARKHDLHHTSMRGGNYASITPFWDKLFGTAE
- a CDS encoding ferredoxin family protein, producing MTFVVTSNCNGCRFTDCVAVCPVECFHGDDKMLYIDPDECIDCGACVPECPVEAIYDETELPDDQQVWKQTNADKAKGLPVVNEKGTPSPGAEDRKKELGF
- a CDS encoding response regulator transcription factor, producing MSAPDKPPTRILLVEDEQHLAAGLKLNFELDGYEVEVAGTGREAARLLLQDANYDAIVLDVMLPDVDGFSLCQKLRHSGNTTPVLMLTARGSTEDRVEGLNVGADDYLTKPFDLEELRARLRSLLRRRAWDGKPTDAARPSNVLRLGGAVIDFDTHVVTVAGQPVHLTALELELLRYFAEHPGRVLGREELQQKVWKLNDYPSQRMVDNFIMRLRRHFEPDPRNPVLFVSVRGAGYKFVPP
- a CDS encoding PDZ domain-containing protein, which translates into the protein MSIRSPLLGLVAMCLVTPLAHARPRVAATPPTPPQPPAAVAAPTPPMPPSPPAGLHAFSFSFGRGRLGVSVTSMTPELRAFFGAPEDSGILVQRIETDAPAAKAGVRVGDVIVQVDAQPITDAAEVAQALADHAAGDIVEVVVLRSKKRVQLRAELTDEALEGPGWNVVAPPGAGWALQDPAAVQQQLERLDEAMRRLESRLDRVDPKGRTRSKPVAPSAPARPRAPRAKTPPRAP